Proteins from a single region of Thermococcus alcaliphilus:
- a CDS encoding DUF257 family protein translates to MEVNSLTEFLKTQATPGDFILIEYPSLYPLENLIWGELIPSLSNREILIDDFFGVGDLLFRDYLRKSSPEKYKGLMESTKKIRAIRIGPGRTSYASVVEEMPVTYEISEFMRNYYNALMKLFSPSTKVEYSITLGISQYIYFGKDKALRAILFTRSTLPFEDWTSIYFVNNDILDKQQIAVLRELASKSIKIQKEGTLYKLEIEE, encoded by the coding sequence ATGGAAGTGAATTCACTTACTGAGTTTTTAAAAACACAGGCTACACCTGGCGATTTCATTCTCATAGAATATCCTTCGCTGTACCCTCTTGAAAACTTAATATGGGGAGAGCTTATACCCTCACTCTCCAATCGTGAGATCTTAATAGACGACTTTTTTGGTGTGGGTGATCTGCTGTTTAGGGATTATCTAAGAAAAAGCTCTCCCGAAAAATATAAGGGGTTAATGGAGTCTACAAAGAAGATAAGGGCAATAAGAATAGGCCCTGGTAGAACAAGCTATGCCTCTGTAGTTGAAGAGATGCCGGTTACATATGAGATCTCCGAGTTTATGAGGAATTATTACAATGCTCTGATGAAGCTTTTTTCTCCTTCAACAAAAGTTGAGTACTCAATAACCCTTGGTATATCTCAGTATATCTACTTTGGCAAAGATAAGGCACTTAGAGCAATTTTGTTTACAAGAAGCACGCTCCCCTTTGAAGACTGGACTTCTATTTATTTTGTAAATAACGATATCTTGGATAAGCAGCAAATTGCTGTTTTAAGGGAGCTCGCAAGCAAATCAATAAAGATTCAAAAAGAGGGAACTCTCTACAAGCTTGAAATAGAGGAGTAG
- a CDS encoding signal recognition particle protein Srp19, which produces MSKFVIWTNEIDSRIPRKYGREVPKNLAVEKPNIDEIIDAAKSLGITVIEINREALNPKLAGLDDELRVKGRIIVESKHGKSKTLKLIAQKVREFRKARRKK; this is translated from the coding sequence ATGAGCAAGTTCGTAATATGGACAAACGAAATAGATTCTAGGATTCCAAGGAAGTACGGCAGAGAAGTTCCGAAAAACCTTGCAGTAGAAAAGCCAAACATAGATGAAATAATAGATGCGGCCAAAAGTCTGGGAATTACCGTTATTGAGATCAATAGAGAGGCTCTTAATCCAAAGCTCGCAGGACTAGACGATGAACTACGAGTTAAAGGAAGGATTATAGTAGAAAGCAAGCATGGAAAATCAAAAACTCTAAAGCTAATAGCCCAAAAGGTTAGAGAATTTAGGAAAGCACGTAGGAAAAAGTAA
- a CDS encoding Lrp/AsnC family transcriptional regulator: MVRAYILLTIEIGKVEKVIEEIKAIPGVLKADAVTGPYDAIVELEAADLGELTRKILHDIHNIDGVIDTTTAIVVETEE; encoded by the coding sequence ATGGTTAGGGCATACATTTTGTTAACAATTGAAATCGGGAAGGTTGAGAAGGTAATAGAAGAAATAAAAGCGATTCCAGGAGTTTTGAAAGCCGATGCTGTTACCGGCCCCTACGATGCAATAGTTGAGCTTGAGGCTGCAGATTTAGGGGAGCTTACAAGAAAAATCCTGCACGACATACACAACATAGACGGGGTAATTGACACAACAACTGCAATAGTTGTAGAAACAGAGGAGTAA
- a CDS encoding ABC transporter substrate-binding protein, translated as MKKQLATLLVISVLVFAVVASGCIGGGGTTTQTSSPTQTTQTTTTSSPTQTTTQPTGPTYEVIETDKSVILVGPEGSQMPASLPSGKKIIKVTYVVDEANTPSVKELMEQGQGFGAINPAFFRNTTVDALVIAARRETNPEIRTELFKALYILGNRLVPEVILGQNRQLRVYWEWVKGRYYHPTFPERYDLIWEDPNAPSVPIGIGDYKNDAQTYVIGTIGWPESFDPAWTYETFGWEIWHEIGDTLVTYWKEETEKVTPDLAVAWAHNEDGTEWYFVIRGGVKAYDPWNDKTYPIDATDVAFTFWRVQRLGHSVSWMVSSFMDVSKSQALTEKEFEDVIKSKKLIAEYNGKTVEVKSLQDLLDAFGYSGETAGVFKLVLPAPYAAVLGILADPFLSVVPMEYLLGDKYEEALKASNNGKNPDAWEPYVQEGEQDPTHQLMHKQPVGTGPFYVKEYKENAYIVLEHNPYYWDKSIKPGHQRVIYVINNDAVSRIQLFQTGTVDTVATPPERVNDVKGLEFQGFKSIVQTDILQPILTFIVFNTQKEPFNNPKVRQALAYAIPYDQIAQVVYSGLLERNWGPIPKPWPGYTEYGIIKYNYNINKAQQLLQEAGINPSDYKIELIYNAGNSAREKIMTLLQNIWSQLGFQVTVGSYEWPVYLSKTSKGDYDVYVVGWVPDYLDSDNWVGPFLYGATEFSKIEISVES; from the coding sequence ATGAAGAAGCAGTTGGCAACACTGTTAGTGATAAGCGTTTTGGTTTTTGCAGTAGTTGCAAGTGGGTGTATTGGTGGTGGAGGAACAACAACCCAAACATCAAGCCCCACTCAAACAACACAAACTACAACCACAAGCTCCCCAACCCAAACAACCACTCAACCAACAGGGCCAACTTATGAAGTTATCGAAACTGACAAGAGTGTCATATTGGTTGGTCCTGAAGGCTCTCAAATGCCAGCTTCCTTGCCAAGTGGGAAGAAAATAATTAAAGTAACCTACGTCGTGGATGAAGCTAATACTCCATCCGTCAAGGAATTGATGGAGCAAGGTCAAGGATTTGGTGCTATTAACCCCGCGTTCTTTAGAAATACCACTGTTGATGCCCTCGTAATTGCTGCAAGAAGAGAGACTAACCCTGAAATAAGAACAGAACTCTTTAAGGCACTCTATATACTCGGTAACAGACTTGTGCCTGAGGTGATCCTTGGACAAAACAGACAACTACGTGTCTACTGGGAATGGGTCAAGGGAAGATACTATCACCCAACATTCCCAGAGAGATACGATCTCATTTGGGAAGATCCAAACGCCCCGAGTGTGCCCATTGGAATTGGTGACTACAAGAACGATGCTCAAACCTACGTTATAGGTACAATCGGATGGCCAGAGAGCTTTGACCCAGCATGGACATACGAGACCTTTGGATGGGAAATCTGGCACGAGATTGGTGACACCCTTGTCACATATTGGAAAGAAGAAACCGAAAAGGTAACACCAGATTTGGCCGTTGCATGGGCACACAACGAAGATGGTACCGAATGGTATTTTGTTATCAGAGGAGGAGTAAAAGCTTATGACCCATGGAACGACAAAACATACCCAATTGATGCTACAGACGTTGCCTTTACATTCTGGCGTGTCCAAAGATTAGGGCACAGCGTTTCATGGATGGTCTCAAGCTTTATGGACGTTAGCAAGTCACAAGCTCTAACTGAAAAAGAATTCGAAGATGTTATCAAGAGCAAGAAGCTTATTGCAGAATACAATGGAAAAACTGTGGAAGTTAAGTCTCTCCAAGACTTGCTAGACGCCTTTGGATACAGCGGAGAAACCGCCGGTGTCTTCAAGCTTGTTCTACCAGCACCATACGCAGCAGTTCTTGGTATATTGGCAGATCCATTCCTCTCAGTAGTTCCAATGGAGTACCTCCTTGGTGACAAGTATGAAGAGGCTCTAAAAGCCTCAAACAACGGAAAGAACCCCGACGCTTGGGAGCCATATGTACAAGAAGGTGAGCAAGACCCAACCCACCAGCTCATGCACAAGCAACCGGTTGGAACAGGTCCCTTCTATGTTAAGGAGTACAAAGAAAACGCCTACATCGTGCTTGAGCACAACCCATATTACTGGGACAAGAGCATAAAGCCCGGACACCAGAGGGTTATCTACGTCATAAACAATGATGCTGTTTCAAGAATCCAACTCTTCCAGACAGGAACAGTCGATACGGTTGCTACTCCACCAGAGAGAGTAAATGATGTCAAAGGCCTCGAATTCCAAGGATTCAAGTCAATTGTTCAAACTGACATTCTCCAACCAATTCTGACATTCATAGTCTTCAACACCCAGAAAGAGCCATTCAACAATCCAAAGGTCAGACAAGCTTTAGCCTACGCAATTCCATACGACCAGATAGCCCAAGTAGTTTACTCCGGACTGCTCGAGAGGAACTGGGGTCCAATTCCAAAACCATGGCCAGGATACACAGAGTATGGAATTATCAAGTACAACTACAATATAAACAAGGCACAACAACTCTTGCAAGAAGCTGGAATCAATCCAAGTGACTATAAGATTGAGCTTATCTACAACGCTGGAAACAGCGCTCGTGAGAAGATCATGACACTATTGCAAAACATTTGGAGCCAGCTTGGATTCCAAGTTACGGTAGGAAGCTACGAGTGGCCAGTCTACTTGTCCAAGACATCGAAGGGAGACTACGATGTCTATGTGGTAGGATGGGTACCAGATTACCTAGACTCGGACAACTGGGTTGGACCATTCCTCTACGGTGCTACAGAATTCAGCAAGATTGAAATTTCTGTTGAGTCTTGA
- a CDS encoding ABC transporter permease, with the protein MAELKKFLIRRLLTFIPTIIGVTLIVFLIAYVIPADPAKAWAGGEKASPEAVERIKERYHLNDPWYAQYIFLVKGIATNTLIDPRTSNPVLDDIRDRFPVTFQLAIIAFVFTLIIGIPLGLISALKRNSIVDTIVRIFALIGVSTPVFWLGYLLIFVFFVKFRITNLAGVPPTPATQITHVPIIDALLTGDFTLFKQHLARFWLPGFVLGFMGTGVLARFVRNSFLEAISGDYIEFLKAKGVPKLRIYRHALKNALVPIVTVLGLQFGGLLGGTPITETVFALPGMGSYAIQSIQNLDFPVIVAITFIYALIYVTANLVVDILYAVIDPRVRY; encoded by the coding sequence ATGGCTGAACTCAAAAAATTCCTAATAAGAAGGCTCCTAACATTCATCCCCACAATAATAGGAGTGACATTGATAGTCTTTCTGATAGCTTATGTTATTCCAGCCGACCCGGCTAAAGCTTGGGCTGGTGGAGAAAAAGCGTCTCCGGAAGCAGTTGAGAGAATAAAAGAAAGATATCACCTAAACGATCCGTGGTATGCCCAGTATATCTTCCTGGTAAAAGGGATTGCAACAAACACCCTTATAGACCCAAGAACCTCAAACCCCGTTTTGGATGATATTAGAGATAGATTTCCCGTCACTTTTCAACTGGCTATAATAGCGTTTGTATTCACACTCATCATTGGAATTCCTCTTGGGCTGATTTCCGCCCTAAAGAGGAATAGTATTGTGGATACGATAGTTAGAATTTTTGCCTTAATTGGAGTTTCAACTCCAGTGTTCTGGCTAGGGTATCTTCTGATTTTCGTGTTCTTTGTGAAGTTTAGAATAACGAACTTGGCCGGAGTTCCTCCTACTCCCGCCACCCAAATAACTCATGTTCCGATAATAGACGCCCTTCTTACGGGGGATTTTACGTTATTTAAGCAACACCTAGCAAGGTTCTGGCTTCCCGGCTTTGTGCTTGGTTTTATGGGGACTGGAGTATTAGCAAGATTTGTTAGAAACTCCTTCCTTGAGGCCATCAGCGGAGATTACATCGAATTTCTAAAAGCAAAAGGTGTTCCCAAGCTCAGGATTTACAGACATGCCCTCAAGAATGCTTTGGTACCAATAGTCACAGTATTAGGCCTTCAATTTGGAGGCCTCCTTGGTGGAACACCTATAACAGAGACGGTATTTGCACTCCCAGGAATGGGAAGTTATGCGATCCAGTCAATCCAGAATCTTGACTTCCCAGTTATAGTTGCAATAACGTTCATTTACGCCTTAATCTACGTTACTGCCAATCTAGTGGTCGATATTCTGTACGCAGTAATAGACCCAAGGGTTAGGTATTAG
- a CDS encoding ABC transporter permease, producing MQEEYKKNIFDKIADKLVYGIASFISIFKKDWKVKNKSKMEEWRLMLYALNRSPPALIGVFLVIIFILLGVFGPRMATWRYNFFPSLYTMNFTQVVLAPPGSKAYLEFANTTITYPLGADHFGRDLLSLILSGARTSFVVSIIVISLGVPLGIVLGLIAGYKGGKVDELLMRITDMFLAFPALILAIALSAVLPERIQGFIESHALLQKFVLWIFALDTREAGNLGRLLSVILAMIIVWWPVYARITRGSTLTEKEKLYIEAARAIGLSSWTIMFKHILPNIIGPILVYITLDFGSVVLMEAGLSFLGLGATPPIADWGRIVYDGAQYFPKAWWLVFYPGLIVMLVALGWNLLGDGLRDVLDPKTRRSIEFKVKKSKKEGEENA from the coding sequence ATGCAGGAAGAGTATAAAAAGAACATATTTGACAAAATCGCTGACAAGCTTGTCTATGGAATTGCATCATTTATAAGCATCTTTAAGAAAGACTGGAAAGTAAAGAATAAATCCAAAATGGAAGAATGGAGATTAATGCTTTATGCCCTCAACCGCTCTCCACCTGCTTTAATAGGCGTCTTCCTAGTTATAATTTTTATCTTGTTGGGAGTTTTCGGACCAAGGATGGCAACTTGGAGATACAATTTCTTCCCCTCACTTTATACAATGAATTTTACACAAGTAGTGCTTGCACCACCCGGAAGTAAGGCATACTTGGAGTTTGCAAATACAACAATAACCTACCCATTAGGAGCTGATCACTTCGGAAGAGACCTCCTAAGTTTGATCCTGAGCGGTGCGAGAACGTCTTTCGTAGTCTCCATAATAGTTATTTCTCTCGGAGTGCCTTTAGGCATAGTCCTAGGGCTGATAGCAGGCTACAAAGGAGGTAAAGTTGATGAGCTCTTAATGCGTATAACTGACATGTTCCTAGCATTTCCAGCGTTAATACTAGCGATAGCACTATCAGCAGTACTTCCCGAAAGAATACAAGGGTTTATAGAAAGCCATGCACTTCTGCAGAAGTTCGTTCTCTGGATATTTGCCCTTGATACTAGGGAAGCTGGAAACTTGGGCAGATTGCTTTCGGTGATACTTGCAATGATTATCGTATGGTGGCCAGTTTATGCAAGAATAACTAGAGGTTCGACTCTCACCGAAAAAGAGAAGCTATATATAGAAGCCGCCAGAGCTATTGGACTAAGCTCATGGACAATAATGTTCAAGCACATCTTGCCGAATATCATTGGGCCTATACTAGTATACATAACCCTTGATTTTGGTAGTGTGGTTTTAATGGAAGCAGGTCTGAGCTTTTTAGGGCTGGGTGCGACACCCCCAATTGCCGATTGGGGTAGAATAGTCTATGATGGAGCACAGTACTTCCCAAAAGCCTGGTGGTTAGTATTCTATCCAGGTCTCATAGTCATGCTGGTTGCCCTGGGATGGAACCTCCTCGGAGACGGTCTCAGAGATGTCCTAGATCCAAAGACAAGAAGAAGCATAGAGTTCAAAGTTAAGAAGAGCAAGAAGGAGGGAGAGGAAAATGCCTGA
- a CDS encoding ABC transporter ATP-binding protein — translation MPEPILQVRNLTVHFYTYAGIVKAIENVSFDVYKGETFALVGETGCGKSVTSRALTQLIESPGRIVNGEVIYHSEKGPIDLLKLSEEEIREIRGNEIAYIFQDPHASLDPLYTVGYQIAEAMEVHGKVKNIKEGIKKAVDILRAVLIPDPEKRVHNYPHELSGGMKQRVVIGTGIANNPKILIADEPTTALDVTVQAQILDLINSLKEKYHATVILITHNLGVVAETADRVAVMYAGKIVEIGSVEQIFKNPLHPYTKGLLKAVPNPMTKIERLEAIPGTVPNLITPPGGCRFHPRCPYAMEVCKQKVPELVEIEDGHFVACHLY, via the coding sequence ATGCCTGAACCAATACTCCAAGTTAGAAATTTAACCGTCCACTTTTACACCTACGCCGGAATTGTAAAGGCCATTGAAAACGTATCCTTTGATGTCTATAAGGGAGAGACTTTTGCACTCGTAGGGGAAACCGGATGTGGGAAAAGCGTCACATCCAGAGCGTTAACCCAACTAATAGAAAGCCCTGGCAGAATAGTAAATGGAGAAGTTATTTATCACTCGGAAAAAGGACCTATCGATCTGCTAAAGCTCAGTGAAGAAGAAATAAGGGAAATAAGAGGAAATGAAATAGCATACATCTTCCAAGACCCTCACGCTTCTCTTGACCCGCTATACACCGTGGGCTACCAAATAGCAGAAGCTATGGAGGTTCATGGGAAAGTTAAAAACATAAAAGAGGGAATTAAAAAAGCCGTGGACATATTAAGAGCAGTTTTAATCCCGGATCCAGAAAAAAGAGTCCACAACTATCCTCACGAATTAAGTGGAGGAATGAAGCAGAGAGTCGTTATTGGAACCGGAATTGCAAACAATCCAAAGATCCTCATTGCAGATGAGCCTACAACAGCCTTAGACGTTACGGTTCAAGCCCAAATCCTAGATTTGATAAATAGTCTAAAAGAGAAGTACCACGCGACGGTTATACTAATTACTCACAACTTGGGTGTTGTTGCCGAAACTGCTGACAGAGTAGCAGTGATGTATGCAGGTAAAATAGTGGAGATAGGGAGCGTAGAGCAAATTTTCAAAAATCCTCTCCATCCCTACACCAAAGGGCTATTGAAAGCCGTTCCCAACCCAATGACAAAAATTGAACGCCTAGAAGCTATTCCCGGTACAGTGCCTAACTTGATAACTCCCCCAGGAGGCTGCAGATTCCATCCGAGATGCCCATACGCCATGGAAGTATGCAAACAGAAGGTTCCCGAGCTAGTTGAAATAGAAGATGGACACTTTGTTGCATGCCACCTTTACTGA
- a CDS encoding ABC transporter ATP-binding protein produces the protein MEKVLEVKHLKKYFPVKGLFFTKGYVKAVDDISFEIYKGETFGLVGESGCGKTTTGRTILRLIEPTSGEIIFKGKNVMELKGDELKQFRREAQIMFQDPYSSLNPRQTVFEIIMEPVRFHGIHVDDPEDFVIKLLESVGLNEMHLYRYPHEFSGGQRQRIALARLLALRPEFIVLDEPTSALDVSVQANILNTLKDLQQEFGFTYLFISHDLGVVKYMSHRMGVMYLGKLVEVGPAERIFENPLHPYTQFLLSAIPVPDPELARELKAKRQKITGEPPSPINPPSGCRFHPRCPYAKEICKKEEPPLVEVEQDHYVACWLYSKA, from the coding sequence ATGGAGAAAGTACTTGAGGTTAAACATCTGAAGAAATACTTCCCAGTTAAAGGGTTATTCTTCACCAAAGGGTACGTAAAAGCAGTTGATGACATAAGCTTTGAAATATATAAAGGAGAAACCTTTGGTTTGGTAGGAGAAAGCGGATGTGGGAAAACAACCACCGGAAGAACAATCCTCCGCCTTATAGAACCAACGAGTGGTGAAATTATCTTCAAGGGGAAAAACGTAATGGAGCTCAAGGGAGATGAACTCAAGCAATTCCGCAGAGAAGCCCAAATAATGTTTCAGGATCCCTATTCTTCCCTAAATCCGAGACAAACGGTATTCGAGATTATAATGGAACCCGTAAGATTTCACGGGATTCACGTAGATGACCCAGAAGACTTCGTAATAAAGTTGCTTGAAAGCGTAGGTCTTAACGAAATGCATCTCTATCGTTATCCTCACGAGTTTAGCGGTGGGCAGAGACAGAGAATCGCATTAGCAAGGTTGCTGGCTCTAAGACCAGAATTCATCGTGTTGGATGAGCCCACTTCAGCACTTGATGTATCAGTACAAGCAAATATCCTAAACACCTTAAAAGACCTTCAGCAGGAGTTCGGCTTTACGTATCTCTTCATCTCCCACGATCTTGGTGTAGTCAAGTATATGAGCCACAGAATGGGAGTGATGTACCTTGGAAAGCTCGTGGAAGTTGGTCCAGCAGAAAGAATATTTGAAAACCCATTACACCCATATACTCAGTTTTTACTCTCCGCAATCCCAGTTCCCGACCCTGAGCTTGCTAGGGAACTAAAAGCAAAGAGACAAAAGATTACTGGCGAGCCGCCAAGTCCAATAAACCCACCCAGTGGATGTCGCTTCCACCCAAGATGCCCATATGCAAAGGAGATTTGTAAGAAGGAAGAACCCCCATTAGTGGAAGTGGAGCAAGATCACTACGTGGCTTGCTGGCTGTACTCCAAGGCATAG
- a CDS encoding ATP-dependent DNA helicase, with amino-acid sequence MKVKELKSLGVDERVIRLILERGIEELYPPQAEALKTKVLSGGNLILAIPTASGKTLVAEIVMINKILREGGKAVYLVPLKALAEEKYKEFKFWEKLGIRIAVTTGDYDSAEEWLGRYDIIIATSEKFDSLLRHKSPWINDVKLIVADEIHLLGSYDRGATLEMILAHLRDKAQILGLSATIGNAEELAEWLNAELVVSEWRPVSLKRGVFHHGQLFWEDGSIEKFPSQWDSLVIDALKKDKQVLVFVNTRRSAEKEALLLGGKVQRFLSKPEERRLSQIADELESTPTNEKLKEALKKGVAFHHAGLGREERSIVEEAFREGLIKVITATPTLSAGVNLPAYRVIIRDTKRYSNFGWSDIPVLEIQQMMGRAGRPKYDKEGQAIIIAKTEKPEDLMKRYIFGKPENLFSMLSNEASFRSQILALITNFGVKNFRGLIEFLEKTFYYHQRKNLEALEGKAKDIVYFLLENEFIDIDLNDQFMPLPFGIRTSQLYLDPLTAKKFKDAFEKLETNPNPLGVFHLLASTPDMASLRIRRKEQEDILDYAYEMESYLYQNIPYWEDYKFEKFLGEVKTAKLLLDWINEVPEARILETYDIDTGDLYRILELADWLMYSLIELYKLSSPKKEILEFLKQLHLRVEYGVREELLELTSLPMIGRKRARALYNAGFKSIEDIVKAKPSELLKVEGIGVGILEKLYQHFGVELPKVKAKKKARKGTLDEFFK; translated from the coding sequence ATGAAGGTAAAGGAACTTAAATCACTGGGAGTCGATGAGAGAGTCATAAGGCTGATACTCGAGAGAGGTATAGAAGAGCTGTATCCCCCTCAAGCAGAGGCATTAAAAACTAAGGTGCTTAGCGGAGGTAACTTGATTTTAGCCATCCCTACTGCCTCTGGAAAGACCCTTGTTGCGGAAATAGTGATGATAAACAAGATTCTCCGTGAGGGGGGAAAGGCAGTATATCTCGTCCCATTAAAGGCACTTGCCGAGGAAAAGTACAAGGAATTCAAGTTCTGGGAAAAGCTTGGAATTAGGATAGCAGTGACAACTGGGGATTACGACAGTGCAGAAGAGTGGCTTGGGAGATATGACATTATAATAGCAACATCAGAAAAATTTGACTCTCTGCTTCGCCACAAGTCTCCATGGATAAACGATGTTAAGCTCATAGTTGCGGATGAAATTCATCTTCTCGGCTCATACGACAGAGGGGCTACCTTGGAGATGATTCTCGCTCACTTAAGGGATAAAGCCCAGATTTTAGGGCTGAGTGCAACAATTGGAAATGCCGAAGAGCTTGCGGAGTGGTTAAATGCTGAGCTAGTGGTGAGTGAATGGCGTCCCGTAAGCCTAAAAAGGGGTGTTTTTCACCATGGACAGCTTTTCTGGGAAGATGGGAGTATTGAAAAATTCCCAAGCCAGTGGGATTCTCTCGTTATTGACGCTTTAAAAAAAGACAAACAGGTGCTTGTCTTTGTCAATACCCGAAGAAGTGCCGAAAAAGAAGCCCTTCTATTAGGGGGGAAAGTCCAGAGATTTTTAAGCAAGCCCGAAGAGAGGAGACTGAGCCAAATAGCGGATGAACTTGAGAGCACTCCAACCAACGAGAAACTTAAAGAGGCTCTGAAGAAAGGAGTAGCCTTTCACCATGCAGGCTTGGGAAGAGAAGAGCGCTCCATTGTGGAAGAGGCCTTTAGAGAAGGGCTTATAAAGGTGATTACAGCTACCCCGACCTTGTCCGCTGGCGTAAATTTACCCGCGTACCGCGTCATAATTAGAGACACAAAGCGCTATTCTAACTTTGGATGGAGTGACATTCCCGTTTTAGAAATACAGCAGATGATGGGAAGGGCAGGAAGACCTAAATACGACAAAGAGGGGCAGGCAATAATAATTGCAAAGACTGAAAAGCCAGAAGACCTAATGAAGAGATACATCTTTGGCAAGCCAGAAAATCTCTTTTCAATGCTCTCAAATGAAGCCTCCTTTAGGAGCCAAATTCTTGCCCTAATAACAAACTTTGGAGTTAAGAACTTTAGAGGGCTAATAGAATTCTTGGAAAAGACCTTCTACTATCACCAGCGAAAGAACCTCGAAGCCCTTGAAGGAAAGGCCAAGGACATAGTCTACTTCCTACTTGAAAATGAGTTCATCGATATTGACCTAAACGACCAGTTCATGCCGCTCCCATTCGGAATAAGAACTTCCCAGCTGTATCTTGATCCATTGACGGCTAAAAAGTTCAAAGATGCTTTTGAGAAGCTTGAGACGAATCCAAACCCGCTAGGAGTTTTTCATCTTTTGGCTTCCACCCCGGATATGGCATCTTTAAGGATAAGACGCAAAGAACAGGAGGATATCCTTGACTATGCCTATGAGATGGAGAGCTACCTCTACCAAAACATTCCCTATTGGGAAGACTACAAATTTGAGAAGTTCCTTGGAGAGGTAAAAACGGCAAAACTTCTCCTTGACTGGATTAACGAAGTTCCCGAGGCAAGAATCTTGGAAACTTACGACATAGACACAGGAGATCTCTACAGGATACTGGAATTGGCAGATTGGCTTATGTATTCCCTAATTGAATTATACAAGCTTTCCAGCCCCAAAAAAGAGATTTTAGAATTCTTAAAGCAGCTTCATTTAAGAGTGGAATATGGAGTAAGAGAAGAGCTTCTTGAGCTTACAAGCCTTCCAATGATAGGCAGAAAGAGAGCAAGAGCCCTATACAATGCAGGATTTAAGAGCATAGAAGACATCGTAAAAGCAAAGCCCAGTGAACTCCTAAAGGTGGAGGGAATTGGAGTCGGAATCTTGGAAAAGCTATACCAACACTTTGGAGTGGAACTTCCAAAAGTCAAAGCAAAGAAAAAAGCAAGAAAAGGAACTTTAGATGAGTTTTTCAAATGA
- a CDS encoding dephospho-CoA kinase produces the protein MIICIVGMPGSGKGQIVKIFGKYGVPHVSMGDIVREEADKRGIPRTPEGMNSVSIQLRQELGDNAVAKLTIPKVKELLKKHKAVIIDGVRSLEEIQTFKDAFPDEKIIIIAVHSSPRKRFERLSRRGRSDDPKTWSEFEARDWKELKFGIGNVIALADYLIVNENHIAEYKKEIERLAEKLGLKSSRATS, from the coding sequence ATGATAATCTGTATAGTAGGAATGCCTGGTTCTGGGAAAGGTCAGATAGTGAAAATTTTTGGAAAGTACGGAGTGCCTCACGTTTCTATGGGGGACATTGTAAGGGAAGAAGCTGATAAGAGGGGGATCCCAAGAACTCCCGAAGGAATGAACAGTGTGAGCATTCAGCTTAGGCAGGAGCTTGGGGACAATGCCGTGGCAAAATTAACTATCCCAAAGGTAAAAGAACTACTAAAGAAGCACAAAGCAGTTATAATCGACGGAGTGAGGTCTCTAGAGGAAATTCAGACGTTTAAAGATGCGTTTCCAGATGAAAAGATAATCATAATAGCCGTGCACTCTTCGCCAAGAAAAAGATTTGAGAGGCTCAGCAGAAGAGGGAGGAGTGACGACCCAAAAACATGGAGTGAGTTTGAGGCTAGAGACTGGAAAGAGCTCAAGTTTGGAATTGGAAATGTCATAGCTTTAGCGGACTACTTAATAGTGAATGAAAACCACATAGCAGAGTACAAAAAAGAGATAGAGAGACTCGCGGAGAAACTTGGACTAAAAAGCAGCAGAGCTACCTCTTGA